The Scomber japonicus isolate fScoJap1 chromosome 13, fScoJap1.pri, whole genome shotgun sequence genome includes a window with the following:
- the LOC128371270 gene encoding ras-related protein Rab-39B-like: METIWLYQFRLIVIGDSTVGKSCLIRRFTEGRFAQVSDPTVGVDFFSRLVEIEPGKRIKLQIWDTAGQERFRSITRAYYRNSVGGLLLFDITNRRSFLNVHNWLEEAQSHVQPHSIVFLLVGHKYDLEVQRQVTQQEAEKLASAYGMRYVETSARDAINVEKAFVDLTKDIFELVRNGDIKIQDGWEGVKSGFVPNTVHSSEEVTKGSRQCYC, translated from the exons ATGGAGACAATATGGCTTTATCAGTTTCGTCTGATCGTCATCGGAGACTCCACCGTTGGCAAGTCCTGCCTAATCCGGAGGTTCACTGAGGGTCGCTTTGCCCAGGTATCAGACCCGACTGTTGGAGTGGACTTCTTCTCCCGCCTGGTGGAGATTGAGCCAGGAAAAAGGATCAAACTTCAAATCTGGGACACTGCAGGACAGGAGAGGTTCAG GTCTATCACCAGAGCCTACTACCGCAACTCAGTAGGCGGGCTCTTACTCTTCGACATCACAAACCGCCGCTCCTTCCTAAATGTCCACAACTGGCTGGAGGAGGCCCAGAGCCACGTCCAGCCGCACAGCATCGTCTTCCTACTGGTCGGCCATAAGTATGACCTGGAGGTCCAACGTCAGGTGACCCAGCAGGAGGCAGAGAAGCTGGCCAGTGCCTACGGGATGCGCTACGTGGAGACATCTGCACGAGATGCCATCAATGTGGAGAAG GCGTTCGTGGATCTGACGAAGGACATCTTTGAGCTGGTTCGGAACGGGGACATCAAGATCCAGGATGGCTGGGAGGGCGTAAAGAGTGGGTTTGTTCCCAACACCGTCCATTCCTCTGAGGAGGTGACGAAGGGCAGCCGGCAATGCTACTGCTGA
- the rab38c gene encoding ras-related protein Rab-38, which translates to MQQELLFKVLVIGDLGVGKTSIIKRYVHQIFSQHYRATIGVDFALKVLQWDNDTVIRLQLWDIAGQERYGNMTRVYYREAVGALVVFDVTRASTFDAVLKWKDDLDSKVTLNHGRPVPAVLLANKSDQLASQQPKLDSFCRENGFVGWFETSAKENMNIEEATRCLVQHILNNEESPVIERDPGSLVLSGYTNTAKEHFNCSSCVKW; encoded by the exons ATGCAGCAAGAGCTTTTGTTCAAAGTCTTGGTCATCGGGGACTTGGGAGTCGGAAAAACATCCATCATCAAGCGGTATGTCCATCAGATCTTCTCCCAGCACTACCGAGCCACCATTGGGGTGGACTTTGCCCTGAAGGTGCTGCAGTGGGACAATGACACCGTGATCCGACTACAGCTGTGGGACATAGCAG GACAGGAGCGGTATGGGAACATGACTCGTGTCTACTACCGGGAGGCAGTGGGAGCGTTGGTGGTGTTTGACGTGACGAGAGCCTCCACGTTTGACGCCGTGCTGAAGTGGAAGGACGACCTGGACTCTAAG GTGACTCTGAACCATGGGAGGCCAGTTCCAGCTGTCCTGTTGGCCAATAAGTCAGACCAACTGGCTTCCCAGCAGCCCAAACTCGACTCCTTCTGCAGGGAGAACGGCTTTGTTGGCTGGTTCGAGACCTCAGCCAAG gaaAACATGAACATTGAGGAGGCAACGCGCTGCTTGGTACAGCACATCCTGAACAACGAGGAGAGCCCAGTGATAGAGCGAGACCCTGGTTCCCTCGTCCTGTCTGGATACACTAACACCGCCAAGGAACATTTCAACTGCTCGTCATGTGTGAAATGGTGA